Proteins encoded within one genomic window of Companilactobacillus sp.:
- a CDS encoding helicase C-terminal domain-containing protein: protein MKNSYAVVDLETTNANWHDNGRIIQFGCALIENGEITKIFNQKVNPEVPIPSRITALTGLSDEDVKDAPTFKEIAPDIFKLLKDKIFIAHNVNFDLPFLNRELNRVGLNELNVKAIDTVELAQIMFPTVSSYKLQDLTSYLSIEHDNPHSADSDALVTAKLFLIIESQIRDLPMTTLKSLVNLGTQTIRETNLVFKNIYEQRSGSQKLLPDYLYEKNGLVLRKKNFHISDQIDKRSSYPNTENKKRAALKGKLDYRQNQADLMDHIYKTANLRQKNKKWNLIEAPTGSGKTLGYLLPLSYMINSGQKLIIATTTKVLQQQIIEQSIPLLNQVTNNSYHAEIVRSSYNFIDLDRFYESIENYQGHRHTALLKMKIMVWLTITTTGNLDELHLTNYNNPLFTIIRHRGEVKENTIFAKDDFWYYQQNRCQESLILVTNQAYLARHLDSTLWGDNSYLVIDEANHFADNLRNVASPTVDFFRLNEYVKKLSDILYQNRVTLRYAFTEVTTQLWNYQDLQDMETHFEAIDELMQRLEFNLFENNVENFVGFEDRSSFVHLLLQQADFQKDNPDLINLLSDLIVELSMVVNRIDVLFDQYNFQRNFISVELSRVISNLIIENAKIRTTLESMDELLQVIQEPDAAFGIEIDMRDYYEPNTLKLSWRQYDITDLITETTDSFSQIFAIGAAITIQKDFSHFILDLQLDEEQINEMLILPDSNDMAHNSKIYIPKDVPDVTKLSNDDYYSMVTKHIVEILDNMDHQTMILFNSLSTLEAVYNKLMETDVKEKWEILAQGVTGTNEKIKKRFAIGNRSVLLGANSFWEGVDFPNKLLEILIVTRIPFESPEMLDVKVRQEVMAKNGFNVFQADTLPRAILQLRQGLGRLVRTPHDRGVILLLDNRILTKNYGKTIVNSLPSGLPIVEDNMRSIKKDINKFLK from the coding sequence TTGAAAAATTCTTACGCTGTTGTTGATTTAGAGACAACAAATGCCAACTGGCATGACAACGGCCGTATTATTCAATTTGGTTGTGCTTTGATCGAAAATGGGGAAATAACAAAGATATTTAATCAAAAGGTAAATCCAGAGGTTCCAATACCAAGTCGGATTACCGCACTGACTGGATTAAGCGATGAGGACGTCAAGGATGCTCCGACGTTTAAAGAAATTGCACCAGATATATTCAAATTATTAAAAGATAAGATTTTTATCGCCCATAATGTTAATTTTGATCTGCCGTTTTTGAATCGTGAATTAAATCGCGTCGGATTAAATGAATTGAACGTCAAGGCAATCGATACAGTCGAACTTGCGCAGATCATGTTTCCGACTGTTAGCAGCTACAAGCTTCAAGATTTGACCAGCTATTTAAGCATTGAGCACGATAATCCACATAGCGCTGATAGCGACGCTTTGGTGACTGCTAAACTCTTCTTGATCATAGAAAGTCAGATTCGAGACTTGCCAATGACGACACTCAAAAGCTTAGTTAATTTAGGCACACAAACAATTCGTGAAACCAATCTTGTTTTCAAAAATATTTATGAGCAACGTAGTGGCTCGCAAAAGTTGTTGCCAGATTATTTATATGAGAAAAATGGACTAGTTTTGCGCAAAAAGAACTTTCATATCAGCGACCAGATCGATAAACGGAGTTCATATCCAAATACAGAGAATAAAAAACGTGCTGCTTTAAAGGGCAAGCTTGATTACCGTCAAAACCAAGCCGATTTGATGGATCATATCTACAAAACAGCTAACTTGCGTCAGAAGAACAAAAAATGGAATTTGATCGAAGCTCCAACAGGATCAGGAAAAACTTTGGGTTATTTGTTGCCACTTTCTTATATGATCAACAGTGGTCAAAAGTTAATAATTGCAACGACCACCAAAGTATTGCAACAACAAATAATCGAACAGTCCATCCCTTTATTGAATCAAGTTACCAATAATAGTTATCATGCTGAGATCGTTCGAAGCAGTTACAACTTTATCGATCTTGACCGCTTTTATGAATCCATCGAAAATTATCAAGGCCATCGTCACACCGCATTACTGAAAATGAAGATCATGGTTTGGTTGACGATAACAACTACTGGTAATTTAGATGAACTCCATCTGACCAATTACAACAATCCGTTATTTACGATCATTCGTCACCGTGGCGAGGTCAAAGAAAATACGATTTTTGCAAAAGACGATTTCTGGTACTATCAACAAAATCGTTGCCAAGAATCGTTGATTTTAGTAACTAACCAAGCTTATTTAGCTAGACATTTAGATAGTACTCTGTGGGGAGATAACTCTTATTTAGTGATCGATGAGGCTAATCATTTTGCCGATAACCTTCGCAATGTAGCATCGCCAACAGTCGATTTCTTCAGACTAAACGAATACGTCAAAAAATTGAGCGACATCTTATATCAAAACCGAGTCACTCTAAGATATGCGTTTACTGAAGTCACGACTCAGCTTTGGAATTATCAAGATCTCCAAGACATGGAGACTCATTTTGAAGCTATCGATGAATTGATGCAACGTTTGGAATTCAATTTGTTTGAAAACAACGTTGAGAACTTCGTTGGCTTTGAAGATCGAAGCTCATTCGTTCATCTTTTGCTGCAACAGGCAGATTTTCAAAAGGATAATCCGGATTTGATCAATTTGTTGTCAGATCTTATTGTTGAATTGTCGATGGTGGTCAATCGGATCGACGTCTTATTCGACCAGTATAATTTCCAACGCAATTTTATTTCCGTTGAATTATCACGCGTGATTTCGAACTTGATCATTGAAAACGCTAAAATCCGGACGACCTTGGAATCGATGGATGAGTTATTGCAAGTGATCCAAGAACCCGATGCTGCATTTGGTATCGAGATCGATATGAGAGATTATTATGAACCCAACACTTTGAAATTAAGTTGGCGCCAATATGACATCACTGATTTGATCACTGAGACTACCGACTCATTCAGTCAAATTTTTGCAATTGGTGCAGCTATAACCATTCAAAAAGATTTTTCGCATTTTATTTTGGATCTGCAGCTCGATGAGGAACAAATCAATGAAATGCTGATTTTACCAGATTCAAATGATATGGCTCATAACAGCAAGATTTACATTCCAAAAGATGTACCTGACGTAACTAAATTATCCAATGATGATTACTATTCAATGGTCACCAAACATATCGTTGAAATTCTTGATAACATGGATCATCAAACCATGATCTTGTTTAACTCGCTCAGCACGCTTGAGGCAGTCTATAACAAGTTGATGGAAACAGACGTCAAAGAAAAATGGGAGATCTTGGCTCAAGGAGTTACCGGTACCAACGAAAAAATCAAAAAGCGTTTTGCCATTGGCAATCGTTCGGTACTCTTAGGCGCCAACTCATTTTGGGAAGGCGTAGATTTTCCTAATAAATTACTAGAAATTTTGATTGTCACACGAATTCCGTTTGAATCTCCTGAAATGTTGGATGTGAAAGTGCGCCAAGAAGTCATGGCAAAAAATGGATTCAATGTCTTTCAAGCTGACACTTTGCCACGAGCCATCTTGCAATTGCGTCAAGGTTTGGGACGTTTAGTCAGAACGCCACACGATCGTGGTGTGATTTTATTGCTTGATAATCGGATCCTGACGAAAAATTACGGAAAAACGATTGTTAATTCTTTGCCAAGTGGTCTTCCGATTGTTGAGGACAACATGCGTTCCATAAAAAAAGATATAAATAAGTTTTTGAAATAA
- a CDS encoding DnaD domain-containing protein: MDDKLFNRFLNSGSTNISNLIIENYRKLGMTNQELIIFLNLQMYAQQGNQFPMVQNISKNTGFEEPAIYNSIQNMIKLGIVELQTVVENHQQRDIYSLTPIFERIDALLKQENDSNAEKKLMSDTEELFKKIEVEFGRPISPIEQEQVHQWIDDDHYSIKLIELALREAVLNQAYSLKYMDRILISWEKSNIKTAEQLQERRKKLGY, translated from the coding sequence ATGGACGATAAATTATTCAACCGCTTTTTAAATAGCGGCAGTACAAATATCAGCAATCTGATTATTGAAAATTATCGAAAGCTGGGAATGACCAATCAGGAATTGATCATCTTTTTAAATTTACAGATGTATGCCCAACAGGGAAACCAATTTCCCATGGTGCAAAATATTTCTAAAAATACTGGATTTGAAGAACCAGCAATCTACAACAGTATTCAAAATATGATCAAATTAGGCATTGTTGAGTTGCAGACAGTGGTCGAAAATCACCAGCAACGTGACATATATTCCTTAACTCCAATTTTTGAACGAATCGATGCTCTGCTCAAACAGGAAAATGATTCTAATGCTGAAAAGAAATTAATGAGCGATACCGAAGAATTATTCAAAAAAATCGAAGTAGAATTTGGTCGACCAATCTCGCCAATTGAGCAAGAACAAGTTCATCAGTGGATCGATGACGATCATTACAGCATCAAGCTCATTGAGCTAGCCTTGCGAGAGGCCGTCTTAAATCAAGCTTATTCACTCAAATATATGGATCGGATCCTGATTAGTTGGGAAAAGAGTAATATTAAAACAGCTGAACAACTACAAGAAAGACGAAAGAAGTTGGGATATTAA
- a CDS encoding endonuclease III domain-containing protein: protein MLNDEQIAWAIHQMEDDIGPVGPSLDSRTPFQYLVSVILSAQATDVSVNKVTPVLFEKYPEPKDLMAADISDVEQIIKSVGLFHNKAKNIIKTAAIIHTQYNDVVPEVRTEIMKLPGAGRKTANVVLSDVFGQPTFAVDTHVSAISKRLHFVDQKATPIQVEKTIVNALNPEELHQAHHTMIEYGRKYSMKTPVEKETNQLILDCDKLNEQNEDK, encoded by the coding sequence ATGTTAAATGACGAACAAATTGCTTGGGCAATCCACCAAATGGAAGACGATATTGGACCTGTTGGTCCTTCACTAGACTCCAGAACACCATTTCAATACTTAGTTTCGGTAATTTTGAGTGCTCAGGCAACTGACGTCTCCGTCAACAAGGTCACGCCTGTTCTTTTCGAAAAATATCCTGAGCCTAAAGATTTAATGGCAGCGGATATTTCCGATGTTGAACAAATTATCAAAAGCGTTGGTTTATTTCATAACAAGGCCAAAAACATTATCAAAACTGCTGCGATAATCCACACGCAATATAATGACGTTGTGCCAGAAGTTAGAACTGAAATAATGAAGTTACCAGGAGCAGGTAGAAAAACTGCTAACGTTGTTTTAAGCGACGTATTTGGTCAACCCACGTTTGCAGTCGATACTCATGTTTCAGCAATTTCAAAACGCCTCCATTTTGTAGATCAAAAGGCTACGCCGATTCAAGTTGAAAAAACCATTGTTAATGCATTAAACCCTGAAGAATTGCACCAAGCTCACCATACGATGATCGAGTATGGGCGAAAATATTCGATGAAGACGCCAGTAGAAAAAGAAACCAATCAGTTGATTTTGGATTGCGATAAATTGAACGAACAGAACGAAGATAAATAA
- a CDS encoding transglycosylase domain-containing protein, producing MNNTPNNPNTRKASSPFKSLMKWIGILLGTLVTIFLAIFVFYAFKAPAISQETLQSGGSSTIVDSKGNQIGSLGSNKRNYVTIDKVPQQMQDAVISIEDKNFYSETFGIDPVRIVKSAFNNVSKGTLQGGSTLTQQLIKLTAFSTDAKDQTFKRKMQEAWLAMKVSHDYSKQQVLEFYVNKVYMNNGIYGIETGSRYYYGKSLKELTLPQMALLAGLPNAPSDYDPYTHPTEAKQRRDLVLRAMYDNDKISKSQAEEAIATPIDDGLQPFKENTTGNDADKMMTDPYIKEAISEVHDKGFDPYRDNLKITINMDYDAQKRLYNIVNSSNYVQFPDSKMQVGASIVDPNNGKVIAMIGGRKLSNIQFGLNRAVQTSRSNGSTNKPILDYGPAFEYLNWSTYHQLDDERYVYPGTDIVLKDWDQTYKGQMSLREALVTSRNVPAVKTLDAVGFEKAKAFSKKLGITIPDTSGTSAGIGTDASSLQGAAAYAAFSNGGNYYKPTYVSKIETADGITHSYHSEPKRVMKASTAYMITDVLKGVPTSEGFAEYAAISGLHQAGKTGTTNYSDDALKANPDLNDTAKDSWYNGITPNYSISVWTGYDSPNAHGVSANYQDVAGKIYKAEMQYLSKQVTNKNWKKPSSVVSLPIRTGGSATPIVASPRLPSNMYTTELFVRGHAPNNPYKGESYSSSRSSSSSSEEEVIPNRRTNTDDDDTEDNTNTNETNGNTNTGDGTLNNGNSTNNGNSNNNSGTTTTPPATGGNTGGTGNTGGNTDNTGSNTGGTGNTGGNTGNTGNTGGTQGSNTQSTQTFDPE from the coding sequence ATGAATAATACACCTAATAATCCGAATACTCGTAAAGCTTCTTCTCCTTTCAAAAGCCTGATGAAGTGGATCGGTATTTTGTTAGGAACGTTAGTCACTATTTTTTTAGCAATATTTGTTTTTTACGCCTTCAAAGCACCTGCAATTAGTCAAGAAACACTCCAAAGCGGAGGTTCTTCAACAATTGTAGATTCTAAAGGAAATCAAATTGGTTCTTTGGGATCCAATAAACGAAATTACGTGACGATCGACAAAGTTCCGCAACAAATGCAAGATGCAGTTATCTCAATCGAAGATAAAAATTTCTATAGTGAAACTTTCGGAATTGATCCAGTCCGAATCGTCAAATCTGCCTTCAACAATGTCTCTAAAGGAACATTGCAAGGTGGAAGTACCTTAACGCAACAATTGATCAAATTAACGGCTTTTTCGACGGATGCTAAAGATCAGACCTTCAAGCGAAAGATGCAAGAAGCCTGGTTAGCAATGAAAGTCAGCCATGATTATTCAAAACAACAAGTTCTTGAGTTTTATGTTAATAAGGTTTATATGAATAATGGTATTTACGGCATTGAAACTGGTTCCAGATACTACTACGGCAAGTCTCTTAAGGAACTAACCTTGCCACAAATGGCGCTACTAGCAGGTTTGCCTAATGCGCCTAGCGATTATGATCCATACACTCATCCGACAGAAGCTAAGCAACGTCGCGACCTGGTCCTTCGTGCAATGTATGATAACGATAAAATTTCGAAGTCTCAAGCTGAGGAAGCCATTGCCACACCGATCGATGATGGTTTGCAGCCATTCAAAGAAAATACTACTGGCAACGATGCTGATAAGATGATGACCGATCCATATATCAAAGAAGCTATCTCAGAAGTTCACGATAAAGGTTTTGACCCCTACCGTGACAACTTAAAGATCACCATCAATATGGATTACGATGCTCAAAAACGTTTGTATAACATCGTAAATTCTTCTAATTACGTTCAATTCCCCGACTCAAAAATGCAGGTCGGAGCTTCGATCGTTGATCCTAACAATGGTAAAGTCATTGCCATGATCGGTGGTAGAAAACTCTCAAACATTCAATTTGGACTTAATCGAGCAGTTCAAACTTCTCGTAGTAATGGATCAACTAATAAGCCAATTCTTGATTATGGTCCAGCTTTTGAATATCTGAACTGGTCAACTTATCATCAATTGGATGATGAACGTTACGTCTACCCTGGTACTGATATCGTCTTAAAGGACTGGGATCAGACTTACAAAGGCCAAATGAGTTTACGAGAAGCTTTAGTCACATCTCGTAATGTTCCTGCTGTTAAGACTTTAGATGCGGTTGGTTTTGAAAAAGCCAAGGCCTTCTCTAAAAAATTAGGCATTACTATCCCTGATACCTCAGGTACTTCTGCAGGTATTGGTACCGATGCCTCTAGTTTGCAGGGTGCAGCTGCTTATGCAGCCTTTTCAAATGGTGGAAATTATTACAAGCCAACTTATGTTTCAAAAATTGAAACAGCCGATGGTATCACCCATTCTTATCACTCAGAACCAAAACGTGTTATGAAGGCTTCAACTGCTTACATGATCACTGACGTTCTTAAGGGTGTACCTACTAGTGAAGGATTTGCAGAATATGCAGCAATTTCAGGATTGCACCAAGCTGGTAAAACTGGTACCACTAACTATTCTGATGATGCTCTAAAAGCTAATCCAGATTTGAACGATACGGCCAAAGATTCTTGGTATAACGGAATCACGCCAAACTATTCTATAAGTGTCTGGACAGGTTACGATTCGCCAAATGCTCACGGTGTTTCCGCAAACTACCAGGACGTCGCTGGTAAAATTTATAAAGCTGAGATGCAATATCTCAGCAAACAAGTTACGAACAAAAATTGGAAAAAACCTAGTTCGGTCGTTTCACTTCCAATCAGAACAGGCGGATCAGCAACTCCAATCGTAGCTTCCCCACGACTTCCATCGAATATGTACACTACTGAGCTATTCGTTCGTGGACATGCACCAAACAATCCTTATAAGGGTGAATCTTATAGCTCCAGCAGATCATCAAGTTCAAGTTCTGAAGAAGAAGTAATTCCAAACAGAAGAACTAATACTGACGATGATGATACTGAAGACAACACAAATACTAATGAAACCAATGGAAATACCAATACTGGGGATGGCACGTTGAATAACGGAAATTCTACTAATAATGGCAATTCCAATAATAATTCTGGTACCACTACTACCCCACCTGCTACAGGCGGAAATACTGGCGGTACTGGCAACACTGGTGGAAATACTGATAATACTGGTAGCAATACAGGTGGAACCGGGAATACCGGTGGAAACACTGGCAACACTGGTAATACTGGTGGTACTCAAGGAAGTAACACACAATCAACTCAAACATTTGATCCAGAATAA
- the recU gene encoding Holliday junction resolvase RecU, with amino-acid sequence MKFNYPDGRKFKQHTEPSNLTTTGAKKVIFGDRGMRLEDEINESNKYYRAHDIAVIYKKPTPIQIVKVDYPKRSKAVIKEAYFRQASTTDYNGVYQGHYLDFEAKETTNKNTFPLKNFHQHQIDHLRACEKQGGICFVIIKYVTLKRYFIMPAQKLFVHWEAQRNDGPKSIQLSEVVNDSYEITANYNPTLPYIETINKLIESRKEK; translated from the coding sequence TTGAAATTTAACTACCCTGACGGACGTAAGTTTAAACAACATACAGAACCGTCAAATCTCACTACTACAGGTGCTAAGAAGGTCATCTTTGGTGACCGTGGCATGCGTTTAGAAGATGAGATAAATGAAAGCAATAAGTATTATCGAGCACACGATATTGCAGTCATCTACAAGAAACCGACGCCGATTCAAATTGTGAAAGTTGATTATCCCAAGCGAAGTAAAGCAGTAATAAAGGAAGCATATTTTCGCCAGGCGTCAACGACTGATTACAATGGAGTCTATCAAGGACATTATTTAGATTTTGAGGCCAAGGAAACGACCAACAAAAATACTTTTCCTCTCAAGAACTTTCATCAGCATCAAATCGATCATTTGCGTGCTTGTGAAAAGCAAGGTGGGATTTGTTTCGTAATTATCAAATACGTCACTCTCAAAAGATATTTTATCATGCCTGCCCAAAAACTGTTCGTTCATTGGGAAGCCCAGAGAAATGACGGACCGAAATCCATTCAATTGTCAGAAGTGGTAAACGATTCTTATGAAATTACGGCAAATTACAATCCGACTTTGCCTTACATTGAAACTATAAATAAATTAATTGAAAGCAGAAAGGAGAAATAA
- a CDS encoding DUF1273 domain-containing protein — protein MIKNLWVTGYRSYELGVFKPDDPKVEVIKKFLYERLINYAEEGTEWVITGAQLGTEQYIGPVVQQVKDKGYNIKHAVMLPFANFGDQWNESNQSLLNIFLRNADYVNKITTLGYHSSIQLRTWQNFMLQHTDGSLIFYDPDSGGKPKYDYSAMKDYIDRGNDYSLELVDFDAMQDFANNLSEE, from the coding sequence ATGATCAAGAATTTGTGGGTCACGGGTTATAGATCCTATGAACTTGGGGTGTTTAAACCAGATGATCCAAAAGTTGAAGTAATTAAAAAATTCTTATATGAGCGATTGATCAATTATGCCGAAGAGGGCACCGAATGGGTTATTACTGGTGCTCAACTAGGGACTGAACAATATATCGGTCCGGTGGTTCAGCAAGTTAAGGATAAGGGTTATAATATCAAACATGCTGTAATGTTGCCATTCGCAAATTTTGGAGACCAGTGGAACGAGTCAAATCAGTCATTACTAAATATTTTTTTAAGAAATGCCGACTATGTCAATAAAATTACTACTTTAGGTTATCATTCAAGTATACAGCTCAGGACTTGGCAGAATTTTATGCTGCAGCATACTGATGGCTCATTGATTTTTTATGATCCAGACAGTGGTGGAAAACCTAAGTATGATTATTCAGCAATGAAAGATTACATTGATAGGGGGAATGATTACTCCTTAGAGTTGGTAGACTTCGATGCAATGCAGGATTTTGCAAACAACCTGTCAGAAGAGTAA
- a CDS encoding THUMP domain-containing class I SAM-dependent RNA methyltransferase translates to MKLIATMSSGFESITKKELQDLGYDVTTENGKVYFEGDYEDIAKTNLWLRSADRIKVVIATFEARSFEELFDKVNDIDWDYWLPLNAAFPIKARTVKSQLHSERDIQAITKKAIVNKMSDVYKRRGRLPESGATFQIETRIHKDVVEVTLDTTGDSLYKRGYRIEHGAAPMKENFAAALIMLTNWHADMPFVDPTTGSGTIAIEAALLAKNIAPGMLRHFSFENFDWFDPKILEKEKEAAKELQVAPELNIFASDIDGSMIDVAKLNAHGAGVLHDINFKQIAVKDLKIEGEDGVIISNPPYGQRMSDMESVRVLYKQMGDVFEAAGPSWSKYIVTSDLEFEQYYGKKATKKRKLYNGSIRTDYYQYWATER, encoded by the coding sequence ATGAAATTAATTGCGACTATGTCGAGTGGTTTTGAATCAATTACTAAAAAAGAACTACAAGATCTTGGTTATGATGTAACTACTGAAAACGGAAAAGTTTATTTTGAAGGCGACTATGAAGACATTGCTAAGACTAATCTTTGGCTACGCAGCGCTGACCGTATCAAAGTAGTTATTGCTACATTTGAAGCACGAAGTTTTGAAGAACTTTTTGATAAAGTCAACGACATCGACTGGGATTATTGGTTGCCACTAAATGCTGCTTTTCCAATTAAAGCAAGGACTGTCAAGTCGCAATTGCATTCTGAACGTGATATCCAGGCAATCACTAAAAAAGCTATTGTCAACAAAATGTCTGATGTTTATAAACGTCGTGGTCGCTTGCCTGAATCAGGTGCAACCTTCCAAATTGAAACGCGGATCCATAAAGACGTTGTCGAAGTTACACTAGATACAACTGGCGATTCATTATATAAACGTGGATACAGAATTGAACATGGTGCTGCTCCTATGAAAGAAAACTTTGCGGCAGCATTGATCATGCTTACAAACTGGCATGCAGATATGCCTTTTGTCGACCCTACCACAGGTTCTGGTACCATCGCGATTGAAGCAGCATTGTTAGCAAAAAATATTGCTCCAGGGATGCTCAGACATTTCTCGTTTGAAAATTTTGATTGGTTTGATCCCAAGATTTTAGAGAAAGAAAAAGAAGCGGCCAAAGAATTGCAGGTCGCTCCTGAATTAAATATTTTTGCTAGCGATATTGATGGTTCAATGATCGATGTTGCTAAACTCAATGCTCATGGTGCTGGAGTATTGCATGATATTAACTTCAAGCAAATCGCAGTCAAGGACTTAAAAATCGAAGGTGAAGATGGCGTAATAATCTCTAACCCTCCATATGGACAAAGAATGAGCGACATGGAAAGCGTCCGCGTACTTTACAAACAAATGGGGGACGTCTTTGAAGCAGCCGGTCCTTCTTGGAGCAAGTACATCGTTACTAGCGATTTGGAATTTGAACAATACTACGGTAAAAAAGCTACTAAGAAACGTAAATTATATAATGGCTCAATCAGAACTGATTATTATCAATATTGGGCTACAGAAAGATAA
- a CDS encoding magnesium transporter CorA family protein encodes MIKIEQLKQDIQLIDISSKVNLDSEDRTKLIEKYNLTNEILDYADDENERARLEFDDVNQIWLVVYYVQNELSKEDSTKATRPVALVIKENKLFLFTNKYTHYVKDYIMSADNHFPADIEDRIWALMFNSFDRISDDFSDTINDINNHRDRIQAHIERRKTNYTQIIDLANLQDSVIYVSSAINSDYSVARQIDTIANSKAETVNLTDKTKERLHDSVVEIEQIKDEADLASDVIDRVSNTSNNILDNQVNNTMKVLTIYTIVLSIPTIVSGFYGMNMGLPVADKKWSWVLSIIITIAMIIFVLWDLHRRNSL; translated from the coding sequence ATGATCAAAATAGAACAATTAAAACAAGATATCCAATTGATAGATATTTCTTCAAAAGTAAATCTTGATAGTGAAGACCGAACCAAACTGATTGAAAAATATAATTTGACTAATGAAATTTTAGATTACGCTGATGACGAAAATGAGCGCGCTCGTTTGGAATTTGATGATGTTAACCAAATCTGGCTCGTGGTATATTATGTCCAAAATGAGTTGTCCAAAGAGGATTCTACAAAGGCTACCCGACCAGTTGCCTTGGTAATCAAAGAGAATAAATTATTTTTATTTACCAATAAATACACGCATTACGTTAAAGACTATATCATGAGTGCTGATAATCACTTTCCAGCTGATATCGAGGATCGAATCTGGGCCTTGATGTTCAATTCGTTTGACCGGATCTCAGATGATTTTAGCGATACCATCAATGACATCAATAATCACCGAGATAGGATCCAAGCTCACATCGAACGACGCAAAACTAATTACACGCAGATCATTGATTTAGCCAACTTACAAGATTCAGTGATCTATGTTAGTTCTGCAATCAACAGCGACTACAGCGTGGCTCGACAGATCGATACGATTGCCAATAGCAAAGCTGAAACGGTCAATTTGACTGACAAGACTAAAGAACGGCTGCATGACTCTGTGGTTGAAATTGAACAAATCAAAGATGAAGCTGATTTAGCTTCTGATGTTATCGACCGAGTATCAAACACCAGTAATAACATTTTGGACAACCAAGTCAACAACACCATGAAAGTATTAACCATCTACACGATCGTTCTCAGTATTCCAACGATCGTTTCAGGTTTTTATGGGATGAATATGGGACTTCCTGTTGCAGACAAAAAATGGTCCTGGGTACTGTCGATTATCATTACAATTGCCATGATAATTTTCGTACTCTGGGACCTTCATCGTCGAAATAGTTTATGA
- a CDS encoding lipoate--protein ligase has product MYFYRMKSNDIRDNLATEQYLMNNVDFDEPLVLFYIQKPCIIVGHNQNTLEEINSDYVKEHDITITRRFSGGGAVYDDLGNVSFSFVVNSDDDNFGDFQKLTKPIIDALKDMGATTAEVSGRNDLMVDGKKFSGNAMYTKNGKMFSHGTLAYDVDLSVLAKALNVPKDKIESKGIKSVKSRVTNVKPYLKPEFQDLTTEQFRDRLIMELFHTDDLSKIADKEYQLTDADKAAIKKLNDDYYYNWDWVYGKSPDFTVKNRKHFTMGTIDVRYLVSNGKIESVEIYGDYFGKKDSQDVKNLLVGTEYNSDKITQLLESIDLDQYFSGIPASDVIDLFK; this is encoded by the coding sequence ATGTATTTTTATAGAATGAAATCAAATGATATCCGTGATAATTTAGCTACTGAACAATATCTGATGAACAACGTCGACTTTGATGAGCCACTAGTGCTTTTTTACATTCAAAAGCCCTGCATTATCGTTGGCCACAATCAAAATACACTTGAAGAAATAAATTCTGATTACGTCAAAGAGCACGATATTACCATCACGAGGAGATTCTCCGGTGGTGGTGCTGTTTACGATGATTTGGGCAATGTTAGTTTCAGCTTTGTAGTCAATTCAGACGATGACAATTTTGGAGATTTCCAAAAACTTACCAAGCCGATCATCGATGCTCTAAAGGATATGGGTGCAACGACCGCCGAAGTCTCAGGACGAAACGACTTGATGGTCGATGGCAAGAAATTTTCTGGAAATGCTATGTACACTAAAAACGGAAAGATGTTTTCTCATGGTACCCTCGCCTACGACGTGGATCTATCTGTTTTGGCAAAAGCTTTAAATGTCCCCAAGGACAAGATCGAATCAAAAGGAATCAAGTCAGTTAAATCAAGAGTTACTAACGTAAAGCCTTACTTGAAGCCAGAATTTCAGGATCTGACAACTGAGCAGTTTCGAGACCGTTTGATCATGGAACTGTTCCATACTGATGATTTGTCAAAGATTGCCGACAAGGAATATCAACTAACCGATGCCGATAAGGCAGCAATCAAGAAACTAAACGACGACTATTATTACAACTGGGATTGGGTCTATGGAAAATCTCCTGATTTTACGGTCAAGAATCGTAAACATTTTACGATGGGTACGATCGACGTTAGATATTTAGTATCAAACGGAAAGATTGAATCAGTTGAGATCTATGGCGATTATTTTGGCAAAAAGGATTCGCAGGATGTTAAAAATTTGTTAGTCGGGACTGAATATAATTCAGATAAAATTACTCAGCTACTCGAGTCGATCGACTTAGATCAATATTTCAGCGGGATCCCCGCATCTGATGTGATAGACTTATTCAAATAA